A region from the Ammospiza nelsoni isolate bAmmNel1 chromosome 1, bAmmNel1.pri, whole genome shotgun sequence genome encodes:
- the FBXO32 gene encoding F-box only protein 32 isoform X3, whose product MNILEKVVQKVLEDQQNIRLIRELLQTLYTSLCTLVQRVGKSVLVGNINMWVHRMESILHWQQQLNNIQITRPAFKGTTLTDLPLCLQLNIMQRLSDGRDLVSLGQVAPDLQVLSEDRLLWKKLCQYHFTDRQIRKRLILSDKGQLDWKKMYFKLIRCYPRKEQYGDTLQLCRHCHILSWKGTDHPCTANNPETCSTSLSPQEFINLFRF is encoded by the exons ATGAACATTTTGGAAAAAGTGGTTCAGAAAG TCCTTGAAGATCAGCAGAACATCAGGCTAATAAGGGAATTGCTGCAGACCCTCTACACATCCCTCTGCACGTTGGTTCAACGCGTTGGCAAGTCTGTCCTGGTCGGAAACATCAACATGTGGGTGCACAGGATGGAGAGCATTCTTCACTGGCAGCAGCAACTGAACAACATTCAGATCACCAGG CCTGCCTTTAAAGGAACCACGCTCACGGACCTGCCCCTGTGTTTGCAACTGAACATCATGCAGCGACTGAGCGATGGCAGGGACCTGGTCAGCCTGGGCCAGGTGGCTCCTGACCTCCAGGTGCTCAGTGAGGACAGGCTGCTGTGGAAGAAACTGTGCCAGTACCACTTCACAGACAGACAG attcgCAAACGTCTGATCTTATCTGACAAAGGACAGCTGGATTGGAAGAAGATGTACTTCAAGCTCATAAGGTGTTACCCACGGAAGGAGCAGTATGgtgacacactgcagctgtgcaggcacTGCCACATCCTTTCCTGGAAG gGTACTGATCACCCCTGCACAGCCAACAACCCAGAGACTTGCTCCACCTCTCTTTCACCACAAGAGTTTATCAACTTGTTCAGGTTCTGA